A segment of the Corylus avellana chromosome ca2, CavTom2PMs-1.0 genome:
tttttatgaaaaaggGATGAATAGTGGATGAATGTAGAAATGGGAATGGAAATAGTACTGATAATGAACTACAATTAGGGTGGagacaaatcacaaaaacatACGTCTAATTAATTCTCATGAACGCCTAAAAttctaatattcaaattcaaataactCTAATCATAATaacttaatcatattattaaataatatgattttAATCAGTTGGAATTCTATTCCAACTCAACTCTTAAAACTATTTAACTCTAATCTTATCCCTatcattgtgtgtttgtgatgcCAGTGTTAGTGTTAGTGTTGACCTATAAAgtcttatatattttgtttcaacACAACTCAAACCCAACACACGACATAAttgttagaaataattttgaatggtgtacaaattctcattgatataaaataattacaatatgaatattaacaattaataaaataaataaaatacaagagattaAAGTAGAGTATAGAAAAATCTCATAATATGCTATaaaatcacgcaagagcgttatctttaaaggttgatttcatgcctcccggagtgtataactcagTGCAATCGGATttcttgacacgcaacctcccaggattagactatagcttCAATCTTTGTTAAGGACCCAATTCCAATTAAGtaacgaagatcaaatgaacaactgttttctcaaattgaagaagatgaaaaattgagtagcaaatatctctatttttctctttagtaacaaagaaaaattatggagcatgaaaatgaaaatctcACTAAAGAGTGTTATATTTTGGATGATATATGGGGGTGGGTATCGGGGGAATCAGTGACGGTTGGAGGTTTTCCGCCTACCGTCCCGACATTGTTGGTGAAGTCGGTAATTTTACTGATTTCATCTCGACTTTGTCTATCTCGACCATTGCTGTCACCGATTATTTGGTGAAGGTAGCAGTCGGTAACTGattagaaagagagagagagagctccgGTTAGCCTATTCTCCGATTGACGACAAAATAAGCTTCTAAGTTGCTGCTTTGTGGGGTGGAGAGGTTATGACTAGTGGTGGCGATGGGCTAGCAGATCgcaaaatagaaaggaaaaaaattgctGGTTCTTACTTGAAAATAGCAAACGTGGATGAGGGTGAGAGAGCTTTATCTTGTAGAAAGACTGAAAGAGACAAGTGCTACGTATAAGATAAGAGAGCTAGTCTTTGTGCAGAGAAAGTTTTTTCCTTGTACACAAGGAGAAGATATGGCAAAGATATGTCTTAAAAGATAGCCTCGTAATTCGCATTGTGAAGTAGGAAAAGCAAAGTTGTGTATAAACCATTACTtagaaggaataaaaaaaaaaaaaggctctttGGTTGCATATTAACTAGAAAACTTCTATACaaactaaataatttaaaaacaaagagCTTTTTATACACACGGCATGCTATCACTAATACACAAACTGACACACATATGCTATGATAGCTCTAACTTGTTctcagaagaaaaaataaaataaagataagacaTTTACTTTCAGAAAAAGTGTGCAAAAAGTGTGTAGCAGGTTAATGCACtctaaccaaaaaattaaagaccaaaaaaataaaatttggtaaCTATTTTAAACTCACTTTGGCAAGAGAGACTAAGAGATCGAGAACGAGAGTTTTGGAGCTTGAGAGAACGTTGACACAAAACGGGGtcattttgattatatatatatatatataacaatactAACGGTTCGAAACccgatttcaaaaaatttatttcacctACAGATCGACCTGATGTCAGTAGGGAGATTTCTTGTCGTCTACCGGCCGCTGGCTGTCGATGGCGACTCGTCGTCGATGCGGTGATAGATGATATGCAGCCGGTGGGCAGTAGGCGGCCGATCTGCACAACCCTATTGACGCTGAgcagaactaggattgttctgacaaCGTATAAAAGTGGCAAgaactaagatttgaagatagaaaaaggaattcaggaagagagagaataacaaatagggaagagaaaatccctgagtgccccaaataagcaaactaaaaaataactctgaaagacttaaatttaattcatagtataaactggattaaaaaataacaaagactatatacctttatataggctaggcatctcctaaattaacaaggaaaatgaaaagtacacctaattggaaaaggaaaacaaatcataATAGGAAAACAATCTtgataggaaagaaaaaacccaatccttattgaaaaaggaaaactaaagcaaaaataataaatcttctttattattattattctcctgcGTCACCTATATATAACAACATGCACTAACGGTTCGGTTCGGTTCAAAacccaatttcaaaaaattcatttcgCCTACCAACTGACCTATTGTTAGTAGGGAGATTTCTTGTCGTCTACCGGCCGTCGGTTGTCGATGGCGGCTCGTCATCGGTGCAGTGATGGATGATTTGCGGCCGGTGGGCGACAGCGGCTGATCTACATAGCCCTACTTATAAAGACATggaaaatcttttttcttctaaagtTCATTATCATATTATCCATGCATCAAAAACAAACAGTCAACATATGACCATACGTTGAAGACAAATGGTTTTAATGTAATAAAAACCATCAGTAAAAAGAATACAATAAAACCAAcggtaaaaaaacaaaatagcttgtaaaagtttttttattgcCCAATGGTCATAAACCATAAATCTGATTTTTTCCCAATAAAAACTCATTAATGGATCTTACTatcaaatggtcaaaaaatCAATAGGTAAATAAAAACCAATATTTGTAACATCACAACAATAATGACAactaattttttacatgaccgAGAACTTCGatacaaattcaatacaaaattagaaggtTAGAATTGACcaatatagtcttatacacataTCTTGACACAATCCAAACCCAATATGCGAACTCAAATTgtcacttttaattttaatattgaATAACATCATTTAGAgcaaattttgtcaaaagaaagTTTTTCACCAAATTTTGTCAAACTCCCTCAAAATGGTAATACCGTATGCAAACGAGCTTGGTAGTGCTACTGTGCTACGATTAGAGAAGGTCGGTGTTAACAACAGGATGAAGAACCCTTCATCCGCTGAGAGTCAACATGACTAGAGAAAgaaagccaaaaataaataaaatttttccaaCAATGCCAATTACTAACGCCCATATATCATCTCACATCACttaaataaaatgtttgttttgctAAAATTTTTCGGATCATGTAAAAGACTTGGTGAACTGTAAAAGTGCATAGTCATGAAAAAACAATAGACAAGTTATGGTCATATATCTTAAGGAAATTCTTAAGTGGTTAGACAAGTATTAGGTTAGGGTTCAACTCCcataatgaaaatttttaaacttaattagtattatttgtttttggtccTACAAATGTCCTTATAGAACTGGGTCAGGCTATAACTCAATCAAACTTGAATGAGCTCCTACGACTCTTATCGTCTAAGCCCTTGTGAAGTTCCCAACGAGCCAATACTACTATGGTCATGTCCAAGTAGAATAGTCACTCGATCTTATCaatccctcttttttcttttttcttttttgattaaaaaaaaaaaaaagagtttatggCAATATATGAAACAATTAGTATCATGTTTGATTATAAAGATCAAGATTTAATTAAGACTCAAACCAACGGAAATGTTTTAAGCAAACCATTTAATTAAGACTAGCTCGATCTAATCAATCCCtcataaaatatttctttattttttaagtaaaccattttgtataaattttgttttttaaattgcctttaggggtgaaaagatgGGCAGTTATTAACTGCTAATCacttttgaaggcggttagaAAAAATCGCTAATAGCCTATGaggttatggttagcggttttcaacttttcaaacacacacacacacacacacatatatatatatatatatatatatataaaaagatgtAATACAGCTACAACTCAAACTCAACTTTGGTCCAActtctaaacaaaatttctctttctctctctagtttaagcctttctctctcctccacaagcagttttttgtttaaatttaagagaaaagtttaaacaaaaaactgCTCGTATTACCATATATACAacattgttttgattttttttttttcttttaaaaaatgatttgtgGCTATTAGGGTTATTAACTGTTTTCACCCCTATATGACATCAGCACTGGAAAACGCATGATTGTTATTAATTTGGCgagcatttttaataaaactagaaaagcacatgattattgaaaaatttgtcatttgctTTGCTAACCTTATCATCAAGATCTATTAATTTCAATAACCACTTCGGTAAAACCTTATCATCAAGACctattattttgatgattttatttCATTGGATAGATAATTGGCCGTGACCGTTACTGTTATTGATCAATGTCTTTCCAGCCAGCCACTCTACCGTtacttaattaaaataccatattaattttaattagtgaCTAACTGACGTTAAAATTGACTAAAATAAGTTACATTCTAAACCATAGCGTGGACTTTGACCACGTCCCACCATTTATATAGACCCTTTACATATATCTTGCTGCCTGTCATGATCTGACACAACCCTATTGTGAGCACGAGCGTAGGTGATTTTTACAGCCATGGATCTTCCCCTTCGTTTCATCTTCTGATTCAAAAGATTTCCCATTAAAACAACCGTACGTTGAACATTTAGGAAATTAAGTTTTATTGCCAAGGATGTTTTGACTACTTTCACACTGTTTCCGTTTAAAATAGATTAATAATTGGTTGAAATTGGGCGTAGAAGAAACAAATTTAAGTCTGggaatatcaatttagtgatcatctatagactatatatatgtatgtgatGTGTGAACCCCCACcattatttaattgatttttcagAATCTTCATACACTCGCATTCACAGAGATGGCTAAATCAGCTCTTTCACTTTCCATTCCCCTCCTTTTCCTTCTGCTTTTGTCCCTCAATTCAGGTAAAAGTATCACTCTTTTGGCTTTTTAGAGTAGCAACTTTATACTTAATCTTGTCTATACACTTTGTATCTAAGGGCCATTCCTTGATTATGatgcctatttttttttttcatcttgttAATTAGTTCTTGTAGTTATCTGAATGGGGTagggatattttttttatgttaaaggATTTTGCTTCTTTGATACCTTTGTCATGGTGGGTTTACTGTAACGCTTGTTCGACCAGCGAGATTTCAGAGGCAAAGAAATGGAAATCATGAGTTTTAGTATTACCCTCTAGTAAAGAGCAACTAGCTGCAATATTAGCCAAAGAAAATTAGCAGTAACTTTTGGTTACATGTGCTTTATTGTTCCTGATCATAAAGTATAACAATGATGCCTTGATGGGAGTAGGTAGGCTATGGCTTGGAGTGCACGTGGTTCTCACCATCTACGTTACTCTTGTCATTAGTTTCGTATGAGAATGTGTTATTATGGTTACgcccaaataaaaaatgaattttggtCGTCACTTCCAAcctttttagttaaaaaaaaaaaagactatataTGGTCCTCAATGGTCTGCATGGGAGTAAATTAAAGTTCACTATTTTACTCAAATTTGGCAATGTTTTGGTGATGCTTTGTTTGATTCTAGATGGTGGTATATCTCTCAATgagttttttctttataattataCCCCTCCCTTCTTGAAGTTCAGGAAGGAATTATCATGAATCTGCTGCCAACTTCTTTTTCTGCAcaatataatttttgtagttttttttcaaatgatttgagATCTTGGCTTAAGTAATGCAAATTACACTCTCTTTGTTTATGTCTTTGGGCAGAAGGGCCTCTGAAGCATGCTGATGCAAAGGTACAAATATATCCAAGACCAAACATTTCACACCATTAAACCCCAAAACATCCAAAGATATAGAGTTTCTGACTCATGAACTTCATCATCTTATAATGTTGTAGCAGGGGAATAGTACTTGGTGTGTTGCCAAGCCTTCTTCAAGCGATGCAGAACTGACAGCAAACATCAACTTCTCCTGCGATCAACTGAAAGATTGCAAGGTGATACAAGAAGGAGGCCCATGCTTTTTACCCAACACCCTCATGCACCATGCTTCTGTTGTCATGAATCTTTACTACAAACAGATGGGCCAAAACAGCTGGAACTGTGACTTCATCAGCTCTGCTCTCATCACTTTCACTGATCCAAGTAATCTCATGGCATGGTGTTCATTTCACTTtggatttcatttcatttttcaaaaaatagtgATAATTTCACTGTTTTTTGCCATGTTTATTAAGTaaagtaaattttcttttctgggtTCTGAATTATTTTGCAGGTAATGATTGCTGCACCTATGCTTAGCAGGCAGGCACTTTATATGCCATATGGGTGTTTTTAAACCACAATAATCTGCTGTTCCTTGgttcttgttttctttgaagTCTTTTATTTTGGTGTATGTATGCATTAAAAAGGTGCTTTTTCTAGAGCTTTTATGTATGTAGTTTTCACTCAAGATGTGGAGTTCTATGAACTTCCATGAACTTATTTGATTTCTTGTAAGGTTAAATTAAAGGGGATTAATGTTTAACTTGGCAgtcaatttttccttttcttttctttttttttttctctttagctTTTGGATACAATCGTCCCTCTCCTGTCGAAACTCAAACGCTCACAAGCCCCAAGTCCTAAGTTTGTCACACAAAGAGAGAGTCGATGTAGCTAAAAGAATGGGAGTCGAGCCAAATGCCGCCGCCCTAAGTTTGTCGATAGGAGAGATTCTGATGCCAACCATTATGTTAGGATaaatgaaagataaaaagaaaaactcttactttattataaaaaagatTGAATTATCATGAATCATAATACTAACTACCGATACCATATGTGCTATAGTTTGAACAATTTATACCACCAAAACTAGGTTTTTGCTCAAGTATAGAGCACTTGTAAGAGCATGTTTGataaatagaacttttaagttaaaaaaacgttttttggcaaaagcttcatttttaagcttgtGACGAAAGTGTGTTTTgcctatttttaggctttttggacctttaaaatcgctttcaattttttaaccaaacaaatcattttttttcaaacagactttttgagtgttaaatgtaCTTTTAAGTCTTTTAAACACACACCCAAATAGGCTCTAAGTCATGTACCACTATAGAGGATATGTAACCACAATGTTTATTAAGATGATTGAAATAGAGGATTTCACATATGTGTgaaaaagctcttttttttttttttttaattactattaaggctcttttgttttgatgtaaaacttttttcagaaaatttttttctttattttttgacgtTTGATATGACTAAAAATCTTGAccaaactgaaaatatttttggttgattaGAAAAACCTCATTTAATcttcataaaatgattttttttatttttttatttatttttttatttatgtaaacCAATTCTCTAGTTTGAACTTCTCCAAAAGCCATCGACCAACCATCCATGGGTCAATGGTCAAGGGCAGAACCAGGATTTCTGGTGTGGGggtggacttttttttttttttttttggataagttaggaacattgacttatataaatacaaaagcacataaataaatataatttatttatgtgtgtttgtgtttgtttatataaaataaaaacattttaatcTCATAGCAtcacaaacatacaataatataaacaattagcaaaataaactaaacaccATCTATAGAGTTCAAAAAAAATggtaccaaaaataaatattgtaaacTCAAATGACTGTAGaataatcactcaaaaaataaataaaaacatatattttcacCATATTCTACacttttgcataaaaaaaaataaaaaataaaaaataaaaatgcaagaaaaaatgagatgtagggtttcaaaaaaaaaaaaaaaaaaagagacatagGGAAGATGGCTAAGAGAAAAGGAATAGAAACGGAATAACACATAATAGGTTAATTTTGGTAggaaaaatatatcatttttgggGGACgaattcataaaatatatatattttataaagaattgtaAAAAATGTCTGCCCCTAGATGCCGTCGTCACCGTCAATGGTTGCCAGAAGTTGTCTCTATTCCCCGGAAGTCGCCGAACTCCACGGCCAGAGGTCGCGGGCCATTGTCACTGTGGCATTGTCTCTGATATTCACAGACCGATTTGTCTTATAATTAAGACTCTGCTTATTCATATATTAAATATTGTAAAGTAGTGAATTCTTTTTCGAATAGGCccgaaaagaagaaagaagtcCGAAATGCCAACTCTCGTCTCTTCTTGAAATGAtttgaataaattttgaatatgTTTAAGACTTCTATTCAACGAAAtttcatttattcatttaaCAAAACGAGAAAAGAGTAATTTTGACATAATTTGAAGAACGGTTTACAACTCTAATGGAAAGTTTTGTACTaatttatcaaagaaaaacacttttttcttcacgttttagttttctcttttttttttttggtaaagtttacttaaccccttcaaactaccgctctaatgacaatctaccccctaaactgtcaattgtgacaatttactctcccaaattatcaaaacaacgACAATGTatcccaaattttaacaaaatacgaaattacccttactaaaataaaaacaaaaatattaaaatttaattttttttcaaaatttaagggtatttttgtcttattgaactATAtgagtaatttcgtcatttttttagcattaggggggtacattgtcattgttttggtagtttaggaagtaaattgttgtaattgatagtttggaaggtagattgtcattggggtggtagtttgagggagttaaatggactttaccatttatatatatatatatatatatatatatataagcaaccaaaaaactataaaacacttaaaactattttcatattttaatgtcACATTATcacacatttttaaataaaaaaataaaacttctaaaaaacattaacaaacggAACCTATATTAAATATGTCCTTATTATTTATGACTAATGTTAAGTACTATATATTCATTACACTCTTATTTTACTTGATTGATATGGCAATGCCCATccactttaaattttttgtttaaccATGGTTGATCAAAGAATTAATAGACATTGTCACACaaccaaataaaataagagcGTAATATTTAGTTGTTATcctacaatttttaaatattctttattcttttctaattaaaaaaagcaaGTGAGGAAGACTAATTTACAATAATTATTCTACTTGTGCGTGACCATGGTATCATTTACCTGCTAGGAGCCACACAAGAACAACATAGAAGATGAGAACCTCAACGCTTCCTCAAGTCTAACTAAACGAGCCTGACCGAGTCTCACCAAGATATCAATAAGAACACAAAAATTGTTTACATTAATCAGGCATACAGATTTCTATTGCGATATTTAAACTCATGCTTTATTGTGTACCTAACaactttgaaaatgtttttaagcCATTAAACCACCAATATTTTGTAAAGTATAGATGTGATTGACAAGTCTCTTTGTTGTGTAACTCATAAATCCGATACACTTCcaatgaataaaagaaaagaaagggatgttcaaatgaagaaactcaaatgtgtaaaaatataagaattaaGAATATAGTTAGACAATTATTAAGGTCCACGATTAGCACAAATAATTGTTCTACTTCAACCAAGTTTTCTCGTAGCattcccttttttaaaaaaataaaaataaatcttccCTTTAATAGTGGGAAGGACTTGATCCTTTACTGCAATTTATGTATATTTATGTTTCTTCTATATTTTCTCATCTACAAAAGAGTCACATTTTGTTTAATGGATATTCCCCTTAAGAATGATGTCACACTTACTCCCAcctttttacacaattttttcacattcataggtagcttttaaaactaacattgAATAGGAGATGaatctttattgaattttgatcctatggtaattttaaaagctacctagaggtgtgaaaaaattatgtaaagaaGTGTGATTAAATGTAGCATTCCTCTCGATCCTCTTAATAGTCCTACTATGCTGCCAGTCTTTCCATGGACGTAGGAGTGCAGAATCTCATCCTAGAGGGCAATGCACTGCAGGTGGTTAGAACAGCAAACTCTGAGGAGTTAAATCGGAGTCGATTTGGCCACTTGGTGAAGGACACGCGGCGGGTCTTGCAATCACTATCCGACTGGAACTGTTGCCATGTGGGTCGGGTAGTTAACAATGTGGCACATCTTATGGCAAAGATGGCAGTGCAACATGTCATAGATAGGATATGGTTGGAGAATTCTCCATATTGTATCTGTGATATTATTTTGAGGAAGCAATTTGctctttctctttgattttggaATAGAATACCacacatttttcttcaaaaaataaaaataaaaaatagtgggATGGACTTGATCATCaaacttctttcattttttatgtattttatgtttatttacgTTTCTTCTATATTTTCTCATCTACATAAAATAGcatatttatttttgggatATGTATTCAATTAGGAGTAATGTTTGTTACTAGATTACTATTCGACTatcatacaacttgatgatatgacagtaaaactcaacctttaaatcaatacaaataaataataataataataagggctGATTTTCCACGTGATTCCAGTTGTATGGAAATTATATGATagtctattaaataaaattacttttaaatagGCAAATGTAAATCTAATATAAGTAAACAcctttttttgggtaagtaaaCTAGGTTGACTCATTCACATTTCCTTCAAATAAGACACATTGAtgactttaatttattttttttccttttttcttttttttattttttgagaaatttttttccttttttttaactttattgcCTTTAGCATTTAGTTGTCACCACCATATATACCGTGCGTGAAGACCTGTTGAAATAGttataaccctttttttttggtaagtaatgtAGGTTGACTTGTTCACATGTCCTTAAAATAAGACGCattgacaactttttttttttacttaatcgTCTTTAGCCTCTAGTTTCACCACTATATGTATTGTGCGTGAAGACGAGTTGAAAATCATTCAGATTTCTCTTAGAAAGCCACCCAACAGATTTCTCTCAAATTTCTTTTACTAATTTTATGCTAGCTTCTACATGTTCAACTTTGGACCAAACTTTTTGGGGACTACATTATATTTTATGTAGATTTTAGTGAAAAGACCAATCTTGTGGTTTTAGAATATACAATTTTAATAGGGACCGGTGCATAGAATTCATTCGAGATATTAGAGCTAATGGTacatataaatttcttaaaaCCATGTAGGTGTGAtctatagcattactcatttactatGTACcattatctataatatttcaaaagCATTTTGTACACCGGTCCTTATTAAAATCATAGATTCTAAAACCACGAGATTGATCTTTCCACTAAATTCTATAGAAGTATATTGTAGTCCCAAAAAAGTTTGGTTTAAAGTTGAACTTGATGAAATCAGATGTTTTGAGTGTTTGGACACCAATATCGTCATCCTTTGATTTACAGctaatcattaattattttgaccaatgctcaattttattttttattttttattttttatttttttataaaacccCGCTACAATATTAAACCCAGTCATACACAAAATAAGTGTAGTAAGCTGAGTATTTattgttggaatattttatattttttaaattaggtttattaatattttttttaacaagttatTTCTATTTATGTTAAAATGTTCTTATGCTCCgttattatatttctttgtaaggtttattctcttccttaattagtcTAAGTCTACTTTAAGGTTTCTtgatcactactcattgtctctctataaataaagagttatgtaatattatttgatatagtgaatatacaagatgtagtcCACACATATCTCTCCGCTTtcgctctctctttctctttcatattttagtatatatatatatatatatatatatatatttcaacatggtatgaacctatatatttcaacatttaTTAAGATTGTGATTTGCGTTGGAAGGGTTAATGGGTTTTCTAAGTTCATTAAAGTCGAATTGACCTATAATCTAACgaaatctaaaaatttatattcCAAGATTCAAACCCATACTTTATTTTATA
Coding sequences within it:
- the LOC132169426 gene encoding glucan endo-1,3-beta-D-glucosidase-like; the protein is MAKSALSLSIPLLFLLLLSLNSEGPLKHADAKGNSTWCVAKPSSSDAELTANINFSCDQLKDCKVIQEGGPCFLPNTLMHHASVVMNLYYKQMGQNSWNCDFISSALITFTDPSNDCCTYA